In a single window of the Leisingera daeponensis DSM 23529 genome:
- a CDS encoding Ldh family oxidoreductase — MTETQTLTLAEIEDLSFRALVAAGTSEANARPLAAATAATEADGVASHGLAYIPIYAEHVQCGKVDGNATPVLTRPRPGVISVDAATGFAHPAIDAGFEALIPAAREQGIAVLAIRNSYNCGVLGYHTARLARAGLVGLGFTNAPASIAPSGGSKPVVGTNPFSVAVPGEDGEPELLIDQSASTIAKSEVMKHAREGREIPLGWALDADGTPTTDPDAGLKGSMAPSGGYKGVGVALLTEIMAAALTGATLGINASPFSGTAGGPPKTGQMFIAIDPAATSNDTFRAGMVGIVGAVRAQPGAHLPGDGRRGKRIKARDQGVAVSVATLTRIKALLG; from the coding sequence ATGACTGAAACCCAAACCCTGACCCTCGCTGAGATCGAAGACCTGTCGTTCCGCGCCCTGGTGGCGGCGGGCACGTCAGAGGCGAATGCGCGGCCCTTGGCGGCTGCCACCGCTGCGACCGAGGCGGACGGGGTGGCCAGCCATGGCCTCGCCTATATCCCGATCTACGCCGAGCATGTGCAGTGCGGCAAGGTGGACGGCAACGCCACGCCGGTGCTGACCCGCCCCCGGCCCGGTGTCATTTCTGTCGATGCGGCCACCGGCTTCGCCCATCCGGCCATCGACGCAGGCTTTGAGGCGCTGATCCCGGCCGCGCGGGAGCAGGGCATCGCGGTTCTGGCCATCCGCAACAGCTACAACTGCGGCGTGCTGGGCTACCACACCGCCCGCCTGGCCCGCGCCGGGCTGGTGGGTTTGGGCTTCACCAATGCGCCCGCCTCGATTGCCCCCTCGGGCGGCAGCAAGCCGGTGGTCGGCACCAACCCGTTTTCGGTTGCGGTGCCCGGCGAGGACGGCGAGCCGGAGCTGCTGATCGACCAAAGCGCCAGCACCATCGCCAAAAGCGAAGTGATGAAACACGCCCGCGAGGGCAGGGAGATCCCGCTGGGCTGGGCGCTGGATGCAGACGGCACCCCCACCACCGACCCGGACGCGGGCCTCAAGGGCTCGATGGCGCCGTCGGGCGGCTACAAGGGCGTCGGGGTGGCGCTGCTGACCGAAATCATGGCCGCCGCGCTGACCGGCGCAACGCTGGGCATCAATGCCTCGCCGTTCTCCGGCACCGCGGGCGGTCCGCCGAAAACCGGCCAGATGTTCATCGCAATCGACCCCGCAGCAACCTCGAATGACACATTTCGTGCCGGAATGGTCGGAATCGTGGGCGCGGTGCGGGCACAGCCTGGCGCACATCTGCCGGGCGACGGGCGCCGCGGCAAGCGGATCAAGGCCCGGGACCAAGGCGTCGCGGTCAGCGTGGCAACGCTGACCAGGATCAAAGCTCTGTTGGGCTGA
- a CDS encoding DUF3726 domain-containing protein: protein MSYALNEVEATAKRAARGAGYDWGLAEEAAKATRWLCAQGLDGTAVLARLLEAGFAAELQAHVPQGIEGDWLADAPLCPLATGAALSDCAARLRDRPMAIGPVAQPAMILPFAATAARQLGTCVTVAGEGFQAVTDGAALHSEGTLPDAAARLSIRAAGSLANPDPGRTRAEPEEAAWAALNRFAHKTYAPATEESRLLGAGAGLSDND, encoded by the coding sequence ATGAGCTATGCGCTGAACGAAGTGGAAGCCACCGCCAAACGCGCCGCCCGCGGGGCAGGGTACGACTGGGGCCTGGCCGAGGAAGCCGCGAAGGCCACCCGCTGGCTGTGCGCGCAGGGGCTGGACGGCACGGCGGTGCTGGCCCGGCTGCTGGAGGCTGGCTTTGCAGCTGAGCTGCAGGCTCACGTCCCGCAAGGCATCGAGGGCGACTGGCTGGCAGACGCGCCGCTCTGTCCGCTGGCAACTGGCGCTGCGCTGTCCGACTGCGCGGCGCGGCTGCGGGACAGGCCAATGGCCATCGGCCCGGTTGCCCAGCCTGCGATGATCCTGCCCTTTGCCGCAACGGCTGCACGGCAGCTTGGCACCTGCGTCACGGTTGCGGGGGAGGGCTTCCAGGCTGTCACCGACGGCGCCGCCCTGCACAGCGAAGGCACCCTGCCGGACGCGGCCGCCCGCCTGAGCATCCGCGCCGCGGGCAGCCTGGCAAACCCGGACCCCGGCCGCACCCGCGCCGAACCGGAGGAGGCGGCCTGGGCCGCGCTCAACCGTTTTGCCCATAAAACCTACGCTCCGGCCACCGAGGAGTCGCGCCTGCTGGGCGCCGGCGCCGGGCTGTCGGACAACGACTGA
- a CDS encoding membrane dipeptidase, which produces MTGYRIDCLQYANWSEKIFRQLREGGVDAIHVTIAYHETFRETVLNFEKWNRWFEQHPDLIMKGQWASDIDRARETGRTAVFFGFQNPSPMEDDIGLIEILHTLGARFMQLTYNNQSLLATGCYEAEDTGITRMGRQVIKEMNRVGLVVDMSHSADRSTIQAAEISARPIAITHANPHEWSPALRNKKDDVIRAVTGHGGMLGFSVYPHHLKDKSDCTLQSFCEMIARTADKYGVEHLGIGTDLCQDQPDSVVEWMRVGRWTKDIDYGEGSAAAPGFPEMPGWFKDNRDFGNIEDGLRATGMNDDEVSGIMGGNWYRFFAENFGPKG; this is translated from the coding sequence ATGACCGGCTACCGTATCGACTGCCTGCAATATGCCAACTGGTCGGAAAAGATCTTCCGCCAGCTGCGCGAGGGCGGCGTGGACGCGATCCATGTCACGATTGCCTATCACGAGACTTTCCGCGAGACGGTTCTGAACTTCGAAAAGTGGAACCGCTGGTTCGAGCAGCACCCGGACCTGATCATGAAGGGGCAGTGGGCCAGCGACATCGACAGGGCCCGCGAAACAGGCCGCACCGCCGTGTTCTTCGGCTTCCAGAACCCCTCGCCGATGGAGGACGACATCGGCCTGATCGAGATCCTGCACACCCTCGGCGCCCGCTTCATGCAGCTCACCTACAACAACCAGTCGCTGCTCGCGACCGGCTGTTACGAGGCTGAGGACACCGGCATCACCCGCATGGGCCGTCAGGTGATCAAGGAGATGAACCGGGTGGGTCTGGTCGTGGACATGAGCCATTCCGCCGACCGCTCCACCATCCAGGCGGCGGAGATTTCCGCCCGTCCCATCGCCATCACCCATGCCAACCCGCATGAATGGTCGCCGGCCCTGCGCAACAAGAAGGACGATGTGATCCGCGCGGTCACCGGCCATGGCGGTATGCTGGGCTTCTCGGTCTATCCGCACCACCTGAAGGATAAATCGGACTGCACCCTGCAAAGCTTCTGCGAAATGATTGCCCGCACTGCCGACAAATACGGGGTGGAGCATCTCGGCATCGGCACCGACCTTTGCCAGGACCAGCCTGACAGTGTGGTGGAATGGATGCGGGTCGGCCGTTGGACCAAGGACATCGACTACGGCGAAGGATCAGCCGCCGCGCCGGGCTTCCCGGAAATGCCCGGCTGGTTCAAGGACAACCGCGACTTCGGAAACATCGAGGACGGCCTGCGCGCGACGGGCATGAACGATGACGAGGTCAGCGGCATCATGGGCGGGAACTGGTACCGGTTCTTCGCCGAAAACTTTGGCCCAAAGGGATAG
- a CDS encoding aldehyde dehydrogenase family protein, with translation MTKLNLIAGEWLAGESEIENRNPSDLSDLVGMFAQASADQLDATLDQAQIAQREWAAYGLERKQAVLMNIGNELMARAEELGTLLSREEGKPLAEGKGEVFRAGQFFTYYAAECLRQIGENADSVRPGIEVDVRREAVGVVAIISPWNFPTATASWKIAPALCYGNAVVWKPANITPASAVALTEIIAKQDIPKGLFSLVMGSGRSIGQRLAESPKVNAISFTGSVPVGKGIAAAAIQNLTKVQMEMGSKNALAVMDDADLDLAVTLALGGAFGGTGQKCTASSRLVVHAAVHDAFVDKLVAGAQAMKVGHALEEGVQMGPVVSEQQLNENLAYVDLGTSEGAELACGGQRLEMPHEGFYMSPGVFLNTTNDMRINREEMFAPLTSVIKAGSYDEALAVVNDTRFGLTSGIVTRSLARATHFRRNARTGVVTVNLPTAGTDYHVPFGGRGDSSYGPREQGKAAAEFYTTVKTAYISAGQPV, from the coding sequence GTGACCAAACTGAACCTGATTGCCGGCGAATGGCTGGCGGGCGAAAGCGAAATCGAAAACCGCAATCCGTCGGATCTGAGCGATCTGGTCGGCATGTTTGCCCAGGCCAGCGCCGATCAGCTGGACGCCACGCTGGATCAGGCGCAGATCGCGCAGCGCGAATGGGCTGCCTACGGGCTGGAGCGCAAGCAGGCGGTGCTGATGAACATTGGCAACGAGCTGATGGCCCGCGCTGAGGAACTGGGCACGCTGCTGAGCCGTGAAGAAGGCAAGCCGCTGGCCGAGGGCAAGGGCGAAGTCTTCAGGGCCGGCCAGTTCTTCACCTACTACGCCGCGGAATGCCTGCGCCAGATCGGGGAGAACGCCGATTCCGTGCGCCCGGGCATCGAGGTGGACGTGCGCCGCGAGGCGGTGGGCGTGGTCGCCATCATCTCCCCCTGGAATTTCCCCACCGCGACCGCTTCGTGGAAAATCGCGCCGGCGCTCTGCTACGGCAACGCAGTGGTCTGGAAGCCCGCGAACATCACTCCGGCCTCTGCCGTGGCTTTGACCGAAATCATCGCCAAGCAAGACATCCCCAAGGGCCTGTTTTCGCTGGTCATGGGGTCCGGCCGCTCGATCGGCCAGCGCCTTGCCGAAAGCCCCAAGGTGAACGCGATCTCCTTCACCGGCTCGGTGCCGGTGGGCAAGGGCATTGCCGCCGCCGCCATCCAGAACCTGACCAAGGTGCAGATGGAGATGGGCTCCAAGAACGCGCTGGCGGTGATGGACGACGCCGATCTGGATCTGGCGGTCACCCTGGCGCTGGGCGGCGCCTTCGGCGGCACCGGCCAGAAATGCACTGCCTCCTCCCGGCTCGTGGTCCACGCAGCCGTTCACGATGCCTTTGTCGACAAGCTTGTCGCCGGGGCGCAGGCCATGAAAGTGGGCCACGCGCTGGAAGAGGGCGTGCAGATGGGGCCAGTGGTCAGCGAGCAGCAGCTGAACGAGAACCTGGCCTATGTTGACCTTGGCACATCCGAAGGCGCGGAGCTGGCCTGCGGCGGCCAGCGTTTGGAAATGCCGCACGAGGGCTTTTACATGTCCCCGGGCGTGTTCCTGAACACCACCAACGATATGCGCATCAACCGCGAGGAAATGTTCGCGCCGCTGACCAGCGTGATCAAGGCCGGCAGCTATGACGAGGCGCTGGCGGTGGTGAACGACACCCGCTTCGGCCTGACCTCGGGCATTGTCACCCGGTCGCTGGCCCGCGCCACCCATTTCCGCCGCAACGCGCGCACCGGTGTGGTCACCGTCAACCTGCCGACCGCAGGCACCGACTACCACGTGCCCTTCGGCGGCCGCGGCGACAGCTCTTATGGCCCGCGCGAGCAGGGCAAGGCGGCGGCGGAGTTCTACACCACCGTCAAGACCGCCTACATCAGCGCCGGCCAGCCGGTCTGA
- a CDS encoding LysR family transcriptional regulator gives MALKIEMLRAFCTVAQTGNLSEAANRLGRTQSAVSMTLKQMEDHLGKKLFEGERKNQLSPLGEQVFELAQKQVRRFDQTVQSIEMAAEATHGLIRIVSVPSVAALVFPPVLEHMTARFPGLKVELRDTDTQQVLDALAEGKADIGIASGYHPLNGVKAVPLFEDRFGLVCSADHPLLRQERPPSIAEVTGPGFVRNALCGLIRNERFVAASSAADVTIHNTHSLITMVRTGKWVTVLPQTVARFMPETTAFRAIADLPDKREVYLYQRERSRFAALTEECSRFIQSCDLSPDQPG, from the coding sequence ATGGCCCTGAAGATCGAAATGCTGCGCGCCTTTTGCACCGTGGCGCAGACCGGAAACCTGTCGGAGGCCGCCAACCGGCTGGGCCGCACGCAGTCAGCTGTTTCCATGACCCTCAAGCAGATGGAGGATCATCTGGGCAAGAAGCTGTTCGAGGGCGAGCGCAAGAACCAGCTGTCGCCGCTGGGGGAGCAAGTCTTTGAACTGGCGCAGAAACAGGTGCGCCGCTTTGATCAGACGGTGCAGAGCATCGAAATGGCGGCGGAGGCGACCCACGGGTTGATCCGCATCGTGTCGGTGCCCTCGGTGGCGGCACTGGTGTTCCCGCCGGTGCTGGAGCATATGACCGCCCGCTTCCCGGGCCTGAAGGTGGAGCTGCGCGACACCGACACCCAGCAGGTTCTGGACGCCCTGGCCGAGGGCAAGGCGGATATCGGTATCGCGTCCGGCTATCATCCGCTGAACGGGGTCAAGGCTGTGCCGCTGTTCGAGGACCGGTTCGGCCTGGTCTGCTCCGCCGATCACCCGCTTCTGCGGCAGGAGCGGCCGCCATCGATTGCCGAGGTTACCGGACCCGGCTTTGTCCGCAACGCCCTGTGCGGCCTGATCCGCAACGAACGCTTCGTCGCGGCCAGCAGCGCCGCCGATGTGACGATCCACAACACCCATTCGCTGATCACCATGGTGCGGACCGGCAAATGGGTGACCGTGCTGCCGCAGACCGTGGCCCGGTTCATGCCGGAAACCACCGCCTTCCGCGCCATTGCCGATCTGCCGGACAAGCGGGAGGTCTACCTCTACCAGCGCGAACGCTCCCGGTTTGCGGCCCTGACGGAGGAATGCAGCCGGTTCATCCAGTCCTGCGACCTGTCACCGGATCAGCCGGGGTAA
- a CDS encoding ABC transporter ATP-binding protein, producing MRIEARSLSFAVRGKALLSDVSLMAQPGETLALVGPNGSGKSTLMRLLAGLARPSQGDVLLAEQPLARLSRREIAQRIAIVEQQADTAERITARSVVELGRTPWLSALRPWSEEDTRQVDKALRTVEMEAFAQREWATLSGGERQRLHIARALAQQPGLLLLDEPTNHLDIHHQLSILNCVRNLKVTAVVALHDLNQALTCDRVAVLSGGRLVASGTPQQALTPDTVSEVFGITARQVRDADGGAPHLSFHLA from the coding sequence ATGAGGATCGAAGCCCGCAGCCTGTCCTTCGCGGTGCGCGGCAAGGCGCTGCTGTCGGATGTGTCGCTGATGGCGCAACCGGGGGAAACGCTGGCGCTGGTCGGCCCCAACGGCTCCGGCAAATCGACGCTGATGCGGCTGCTGGCGGGGCTGGCCCGGCCCTCGCAAGGCGACGTGCTGTTGGCGGAGCAGCCGCTGGCCCGGCTGTCGCGCCGGGAAATCGCCCAGCGGATCGCCATCGTCGAGCAGCAGGCCGACACCGCGGAGCGCATCACCGCGCGTTCGGTGGTGGAGCTGGGCCGCACCCCCTGGCTGTCGGCGCTGCGGCCGTGGAGCGAGGAAGACACCCGGCAGGTGGACAAAGCCCTGCGGACGGTTGAAATGGAGGCATTTGCCCAGCGCGAATGGGCCACCCTGTCGGGCGGCGAGCGGCAGCGGCTGCACATCGCGCGGGCCCTGGCCCAGCAGCCGGGGCTGCTGCTGCTGGACGAGCCGACCAACCATCTGGACATCCACCACCAACTGTCGATCCTGAACTGTGTCCGGAACCTGAAGGTGACTGCCGTGGTGGCGCTGCACGATCTGAACCAGGCGCTGACCTGCGACCGGGTGGCGGTGCTGTCGGGCGGGCGCCTGGTGGCATCGGGCACGCCGCAGCAGGCGCTGACGCCGGACACGGTATCGGAGGTGTTCGGGATCACGGCCCGGCAGGTCCGGGATGCGGACGGCGGCGCGCCGCATCTGTCCTTTCACCTTGCCTGA
- a CDS encoding FecCD family ABC transporter permease, with product MSAAAALAWQGIRGACLALPVLAAAVLAGAMIGETSLAPDLVLSVLVNKLAGAGLPVDPVDQGIIWSYRLPRALVAGACGAALAVAGVVLQALLRNALADPYILGISAGASTGAVAVTIAGLGGGALSLSFGAFNGALLAFGFVAVLARAAGAGSSRAAAAQIVLAGIAGSQLFNALTAFIIAKSANADQARGIMFWLMGNLSGVRWPDVWLAVPLALAGWMICRFHARALDAFTFGTDSAAALGIPVRRVQVVLIFATALMTAVMVSIVGSIGFVGLVIPHAARFLVGPGHRRLMPAAALTGAVFLIGADIVSRIIIPGQVLPIGVVTALIGAPAFAIILVRGQRTAR from the coding sequence ATGAGCGCAGCCGCCGCACTTGCCTGGCAGGGCATCCGGGGCGCTTGCCTGGCCCTGCCGGTGCTGGCTGCGGCGGTTCTGGCAGGCGCAATGATCGGGGAAACCTCGCTTGCGCCTGACCTCGTCCTGTCCGTTCTGGTCAACAAACTGGCCGGCGCAGGCCTGCCGGTGGACCCGGTGGACCAGGGCATCATCTGGAGCTACCGGCTGCCGCGGGCGCTGGTGGCCGGGGCCTGCGGCGCGGCGCTGGCGGTGGCGGGCGTGGTGCTGCAGGCGCTGCTGCGCAACGCGCTGGCGGATCCTTACATCCTTGGCATTTCCGCCGGTGCCTCGACCGGGGCGGTGGCGGTGACCATTGCTGGCCTCGGCGGCGGCGCGTTGTCGCTGTCCTTCGGCGCCTTCAACGGCGCGCTGCTGGCGTTTGGTTTTGTCGCCGTTCTGGCGCGCGCCGCCGGGGCGGGCAGCAGCCGGGCGGCAGCGGCCCAGATCGTGCTGGCGGGCATTGCCGGCTCGCAGCTGTTCAACGCGCTTACCGCCTTCATCATCGCCAAATCCGCCAATGCCGATCAGGCGCGCGGCATCATGTTCTGGCTGATGGGCAACCTCAGCGGCGTGCGCTGGCCGGATGTGTGGCTGGCGGTGCCGCTGGCGCTGGCGGGCTGGATGATCTGCCGGTTCCACGCCCGGGCGCTGGATGCCTTCACCTTCGGCACCGATTCCGCCGCGGCGCTGGGCATCCCGGTGCGGCGGGTGCAGGTGGTGCTGATCTTTGCCACCGCGCTGATGACCGCTGTGATGGTGTCGATCGTCGGCTCCATCGGATTTGTCGGCCTGGTGATCCCCCACGCGGCGCGGTTCCTGGTCGGCCCCGGCCACCGCCGCCTGATGCCCGCCGCCGCCCTGACCGGCGCGGTGTTCCTGATCGGCGCCGACATCGTGTCGCGTATCATCATCCCCGGCCAGGTGCTGCCCATCGGCGTCGTGACCGCGCTGATCGGAGCGCCGGCCTTTGCCATCATTCTGGTGCGCGGGCAGAGGACGGCGCGATGA
- a CDS encoding ABC transporter substrate-binding protein, which produces MFLRSGLIGLSFTLAAQAAAADETFPLTIENCGQSLTFETPVASSVTVGQAATEVLYALGLGDKVLGTSVWFNDVLPEYAEVNAKVERLADNDPSFESVVAKRPGLVAAQYEWHVGPEGIVAKREQFHDLGIPTYVLPADCAGKDNTTGGDGTRTEMFTTESLYQGIEELAAIFGAAEKGAELVAGYKAREAAAVAKAQEVSLKDASAVFWFSSPEMESDPFVAGQKGAPGYMMQQLGLRNVIETDEEWPTVGWETIAKANPTVIVIARMDRRRFAADDYEKKLEFLRTDPVASQMDAVKNGRIVVMDAQAMDATIRAIPALEDLAAELSAIGNGA; this is translated from the coding sequence ATGTTCCTGCGTTCCGGCCTGATTGGCCTGTCCTTCACCCTTGCGGCACAGGCCGCGGCAGCTGATGAGACCTTTCCGCTGACCATCGAAAACTGCGGCCAGTCCCTCACCTTCGAAACCCCCGTGGCGTCCTCCGTAACCGTTGGCCAGGCGGCCACCGAAGTGCTCTATGCGCTGGGGCTGGGGGATAAGGTGCTGGGCACCTCGGTCTGGTTCAACGACGTGCTGCCGGAATATGCCGAGGTGAACGCCAAGGTCGAGCGTCTGGCGGACAACGACCCGAGCTTTGAAAGCGTGGTCGCCAAACGCCCCGGCCTAGTGGCGGCGCAGTACGAATGGCACGTCGGTCCCGAAGGCATCGTCGCCAAGCGCGAGCAGTTCCATGACCTCGGCATCCCGACCTATGTGCTGCCCGCAGATTGCGCCGGCAAGGACAACACCACCGGCGGCGACGGCACCCGGACAGAAATGTTCACCACCGAGAGCCTGTATCAGGGCATCGAAGAGCTGGCGGCGATCTTCGGCGCGGCCGAAAAGGGCGCGGAGCTGGTCGCCGGCTACAAGGCCCGCGAGGCTGCGGCGGTGGCCAAGGCGCAGGAGGTTTCTCTGAAAGACGCCTCCGCCGTGTTCTGGTTCTCGTCGCCTGAGATGGAGAGCGACCCGTTCGTGGCCGGCCAGAAAGGCGCGCCGGGCTACATGATGCAGCAGCTGGGCCTGCGCAATGTTATCGAGACCGACGAGGAATGGCCGACCGTCGGCTGGGAAACCATCGCCAAGGCCAACCCGACGGTGATCGTGATTGCCCGCATGGACCGCCGCCGGTTTGCCGCCGATGATTACGAGAAGAAGCTGGAATTCCTGCGCACCGATCCGGTCGCCAGCCAGATGGACGCCGTGAAGAACGGCCGCATCGTGGTGATGGATGCCCAAGCCATGGACGCCACCATCCGCGCGATCCCGGCGCTGGAGGATCTGGCCGCTGAACTCAGCGCGATCGGCAACGGCGCATGA
- a CDS encoding succinylglutamate desuccinylase/aspartoacylase family protein yields MRGRQHFTIGRARVAPGSRLTVDLPVSVLSDHTPVTMSAHVVHGRQDGPTVFVSGGVHGDEVIGVEIIRRLLRAPNLTTLKGTLIAVPIVNAFGFINHSRYLPDRRDLNRAFPGSEHGSLASRMAHLFMSEVVARSDLGIDLHSAAVHRTNYPQIRISPDNPKTRELAGVFGAPIVMQSPLRDGSLRGAAREIGKDILLFEAGEGLRFDELSIRAGLAGILRVLRHMGMVPAKGISKPKSQPQFCASSKWLRAPMGGLLRVYRNDGELVREGELMGSVSDPFGEQDKEILAPFDGLIVGRAVMPVVNEGDAVFHLGRVPSFRKAEDSVEDISAQLEDDPMFDEDEIL; encoded by the coding sequence ATGAGGGGGCGGCAGCATTTTACCATCGGCCGCGCCAGAGTGGCGCCGGGCTCGCGGCTGACGGTCGACCTGCCGGTCAGCGTCCTGTCCGATCACACGCCGGTGACCATGTCAGCGCATGTGGTGCATGGCCGTCAGGACGGGCCGACGGTCTTTGTCAGCGGCGGCGTGCATGGCGACGAGGTGATCGGGGTGGAGATCATCCGGCGGCTGCTGCGGGCGCCGAACCTGACGACGCTCAAGGGCACGCTGATTGCGGTGCCCATCGTCAATGCCTTCGGTTTCATCAACCATTCCCGCTACCTGCCTGACCGGCGCGACCTGAACCGGGCGTTTCCCGGCAGCGAGCACGGCTCGCTGGCCTCGCGTATGGCGCATCTGTTCATGAGCGAGGTGGTCGCCCGCTCGGATCTGGGGATCGACCTGCATTCGGCGGCGGTTCACCGGACCAATTACCCGCAGATCCGCATCTCGCCCGACAACCCGAAAACCCGGGAGCTTGCCGGGGTGTTCGGCGCGCCCATCGTGATGCAGTCGCCGCTGCGCGACGGCTCTTTGCGCGGTGCGGCCAGGGAGATCGGCAAGGACATCCTGCTTTTTGAGGCGGGCGAGGGCCTGCGGTTTGACGAGCTGTCGATCCGGGCCGGGCTGGCCGGCATCCTGCGGGTGCTGCGGCACATGGGGATGGTTCCGGCCAAGGGCATTTCCAAACCCAAATCGCAGCCGCAGTTCTGTGCCTCCAGCAAATGGCTGCGGGCGCCGATGGGCGGGCTTCTGAGGGTCTACAGGAATGACGGGGAACTGGTCCGGGAAGGGGAGCTGATGGGGTCGGTCTCGGACCCTTTCGGCGAGCAGGACAAGGAAATCCTGGCCCCCTTCGACGGGCTGATTGTCGGCCGCGCGGTAATGCCCGTCGTGAACGAGGGCGATGCGGTGTTCCATCTGGGAAGGGTTCCCTCCTTCAGAAAGGCAGAGGATTCGGTCGAGGACATCAGCGCCCAGCTGGAGGACGATCCGATGTTTGACGAGGATGAGATCCTGTAA
- the rimK gene encoding 30S ribosomal protein S6--L-glutamate ligase: protein MKIAMLARNANLYTHKRLKAAAEERGHQLDIIDTLRCYMNIATRRPEVYYNGEQLKGYDAVIPRIGASVTFYGTAVLRQFEMMGVYPLNESVAIGRSRDKLRSMQLLARDGVGLPVTTFAHDPKQTEEVLKLAGGAPIVIKLLEGTQGIGVVLADTHRSAKSVVEAFRGAGVNILMQEFIKEAGGTDIRAIVIGGKVVAAMKRTGAEGDFRSNLHRGGSAQVVKLTPEERATAVRAAKTMGLNACGVDMLRANHGAVVMEVNSSPGLEGVEKATGLDIAGKMIEFLEKNAKAGATKTKGKG, encoded by the coding sequence GTGAAAATTGCCATGCTTGCCCGCAATGCCAACCTGTATACCCACAAGCGCCTCAAGGCCGCGGCAGAGGAGCGGGGGCACCAGCTCGACATCATCGACACGCTGCGCTGCTACATGAACATCGCAACCCGCCGCCCGGAAGTTTATTACAATGGTGAGCAGCTGAAGGGCTATGACGCCGTGATCCCGCGGATCGGCGCCTCGGTCACCTTCTATGGCACGGCAGTGCTGCGGCAGTTCGAAATGATGGGGGTCTACCCGCTGAACGAAAGCGTCGCCATCGGCCGGTCGCGGGACAAGCTGCGCTCGATGCAGCTGCTGGCGCGCGACGGCGTCGGCCTGCCGGTCACAACCTTTGCCCATGACCCCAAGCAGACCGAGGAAGTGCTGAAACTCGCCGGCGGCGCGCCGATCGTGATCAAACTGCTGGAGGGCACCCAGGGTATCGGCGTGGTTCTGGCCGATACCCACCGGTCGGCCAAGTCGGTGGTCGAGGCGTTCCGCGGCGCCGGCGTCAACATCCTCATGCAGGAGTTCATCAAGGAGGCCGGCGGCACCGACATCCGGGCGATCGTGATCGGCGGCAAGGTCGTGGCCGCGATGAAGCGCACCGGGGCCGAGGGCGACTTCCGCTCGAACCTCCACCGCGGCGGGTCGGCTCAGGTCGTGAAACTGACGCCGGAAGAACGCGCCACCGCCGTGCGCGCGGCAAAGACCATGGGCCTGAACGCCTGCGGTGTTGACATGCTGCGCGCCAATCACGGCGCGGTGGTGATGGAAGTGAACTCCTCCCCCGGCCTGGAAGGGGTGGAAAAGGCCACCGGCCTGGATATCGCCGGCAAGATGATCGAGTTCCTGGAAAAGAACGCCAAGGCAGGTGCCACCAAAACCAAGGGCAAGGGGTGA
- a CDS encoding paraquat-inducible protein A — protein sequence MDPEQLIACPACDVLHRDQEVAKHTVARCARCGTVLAAPKSGAMTRIAMLSLTALILLAAAAGFPFLELQAQGLSHRASVLDAVLAFSRGPMAPLSLATGLLIVLLPAARYGALVYTLAPMALGWHPAPHAAAVYRWAERLKPWAMAEIFIIGVAVALVKVSGLARVGLGPAFWAFAALLVVTILTDSSICRLTVWKTLKTRRGS from the coding sequence ATGGACCCGGAACAGCTGATCGCCTGCCCTGCCTGTGACGTGCTGCACCGCGACCAGGAGGTGGCCAAGCACACCGTCGCCCGGTGCGCCCGCTGCGGCACGGTGCTGGCGGCGCCCAAATCGGGGGCGATGACCCGGATTGCGATGCTGTCCCTGACGGCGCTGATCCTGCTGGCGGCTGCGGCCGGCTTCCCGTTTCTGGAACTGCAGGCCCAGGGGCTGTCGCACCGGGCCTCGGTGCTGGATGCGGTGCTGGCGTTTTCCCGCGGACCGATGGCGCCGCTGTCGCTGGCCACGGGCCTGCTGATCGTGCTGCTGCCCGCGGCCCGCTACGGCGCCCTGGTCTACACTCTGGCGCCGATGGCGCTGGGCTGGCACCCTGCCCCGCATGCGGCCGCCGTCTACCGCTGGGCAGAGCGGCTGAAGCCCTGGGCGATGGCAGAGATATTCATCATCGGTGTCGCGGTCGCTCTGGTCAAAGTGTCCGGCCTCGCACGGGTCGGGCTGGGGCCTGCCTTCTGGGCCTTCGCGGCGCTTTTGGTGGTGACCATCCTGACCGACAGTTCCATTTGCAGGCTGACCGTATGGAAAACCCTGAAAACCCGCCGCGGTTCCTGA